GGGGCATGGCGGGCAGGCCGCCTGCGGTCGAGTGCTGGGTCTGGCGTTGCGCCAGGGCGCCCGCCTGGCCGCGGCCGGCGAGTTCACGCGGCGGGCGTTTCTGGGCGGCCGCCTCGATCTGGCCCAGGCCGAGGCGGTGGCCGATCTCATCGCGGCCCGCGGGGAGCGCGCGCTGGAACTGGCCGTCTCGCAACTCGAAGGGCGCCTGTCCCGCGCGGTCTCCCGGGCCCGGCAGGCCTGCCTCGAACTGCTGGCGCGAATAGAGGCCGTCCTCGACTTCCCGGAGGACGTGCCGTCGCCGGGGCCCGAAGAGGTGCAGGCGATCCTCGGCGACGTCCGTGAACAGGTGGAGCGGTTGCTCGCGACGGCCGAGGCAGGCCGACTGGCCCGTAGCGGGGCGCGGGTGGCGATCGTCGGCCGTCCCAACGTCGGCAAGTCGTCGCTGCTCAACGCCCTGGTGCAGGCCGATCGGGCGATCGTGACGGCCACTCCGGGCACGACGCGGGACGTGGTGGAGACGTCGTTCGTGCTGGGCGGCATCCCGCTCACGTTGCTGGATACCGCCGGGATTCGCGACGCCGCGGCCGACGAGGTCGAGGCACTTGGGATGGAGCGCAGCCGCCGGCAACTCGCGGAAGCCGATCTGCGGCTCCTGGTGGCGGACGCGGCCTCCGGCGCCGGCGAGGGCGATCTCGCGCTCGTGGCGGCCTGCTCCGGGCGGCCTACCGTGTACGTGGGGAACAAGGCCGACCTCCTCTCCGGCGCCGCGGACCTGCCCCCCGGCCAGGACTGGGTGCTCGTGTCGGCGCTAACCGGCGCCGGCCTGGACGAGCTGGATCGCACGTTGCTGGGAGTCCTCGCGGGGAAGGCGGGCTCCCAGGCGCCGGGAGACGTCGCGATCAA
The Candidatus Tanganyikabacteria bacterium genome window above contains:
- the mnmE gene encoding tRNA uridine-5-carboxymethylaminomethyl(34) synthesis GTPase MnmE; the protein is MAAVSADASTSDTIAAIATPPGAGGIGIVRVSGPDAFAIARAIFRVQGAPPLISGRGLHVGKVVDSAGATVDSAVLLIFPGPHSYTTEDVAEIQGHGGQAACGRVLGLALRQGARLAAAGEFTRRAFLGGRLDLAQAEAVADLIAARGERALELAVSQLEGRLSRAVSRARQACLELLARIEAVLDFPEDVPSPGPEEVQAILGDVREQVERLLATAEAGRLARSGARVAIVGRPNVGKSSLLNALVQADRAIVTATPGTTRDVVETSFVLGGIPLTLLDTAGIRDAAADEVEALGMERSRRQLAEADLRLLVADAASGAGEGDLALVAACSGRPTVYVGNKADLLSGAADLPPGQDWVLVSALTGAGLDELDRTLLGVLAGKAGSQAPGDVAINARHRAVLEEAASALARAQEAARSDLPLDCVAADVGAAVRGLGQVVGADLAEEMLDVLFSRFCVGK